The DNA segment GCCCTCGAGCTGATGCGCCACCACGGCATCTCCGGCATCCCCGTCGTGAAGGGCAAGCTGCTCGTCGGCATCGTCACCAGCCGCGACGTGCGCTTCGAGAAGAACGTCACGCAGAAGGTGGAAGCCGTGATGACGCGCAAGCTCATCACCGGCCAGGTGGGCATCAAGCAGGAAGATGCCCAGCGGCTCCTGCACGAGCACCGCATCGAGAAGCTCCTCGTCGTCAACGACGGGTTCGAGCTCAAGGGGCTCATCACCATCAAGGACATCGAGAAGCGCCGCACGCATCCGAACGCGGCCAAGGACGCCAAGGGCCGTCTGCTCGTCGCCGCCGCGGTGGGCGTGGGCGCGGACCGCGAGGCCCGCGTGGATGCGCTGAGCAAGGCCGGCGTGGACGTCATCGTGGTGGACACGGCCCACGGCCATCAGCGCGGCGTGGTGGACTCGGTGCGCGACACGCGCACGAACTTCCATGGCTTCGAGCTGATCGCCGGCAACGTCGCCACCGCCGAGGCCACTCGCGCGCTCATCCAGGCGGGCGTGGACGCGGTGAAGGTGGGCATCGGGCCCGGCTCCATCTGCACCACCCGCGTGGTGGCCGGCGTGGGCGTGCCCCAGGTCACCGCGGTGGATGACTGCGCCCGCGAGGCGGACAAGCACGGCATCCCCATCATCTCGGACGGCGGCATCAAGTACTCGGGAGACATCGTCAAGGCGCTCGCCGCGGGCGCCAGCTCGGTGATGATCGGCTCGCTGTTCGCCGGCACCGAGGAGGCCCCTGGCGACGTCATCCTGTACCAGGGCCGCAGCTACAAGAGCTACCGGGGCATGGGCAGCCTGGGTGCCATGAAGCAGGGCGCCAAGGACCGCTACTTCCAGTCGGACGTGGAGGCGGTCAAGCTGGTGCCCGAGGGCATCGAAGGCCGCGTGCCGTACAAGGGCACGCTGTCCATGAACGTGCACCAGATGCTGGGCGGCATTCGCAGCGGCATGGGCTACGTGGGCTGCGGCAACATCGAGGCCCTGCGCACCCAGGCCACCTTCGTGCGAATCACGTCGGCCGGACTCAAGGAGAGCCACGTGCACGACGTCATCATCACCGAGGAAGCGCCCAACTACCGGATGGAGTAGGGCGCTCCGCGCTCGGGGAGGGGGCCCTGGGACGGGCCCCCGACCGCATGACTACTTGCGGCGGCGCTCCTTGCCACCCGCCGCGTCGTCGCTGGCGGGAGCGGTGGTGCCGGCGACCTTCTTCTCCGCGCCGTTCACCTTGCCCACGAGCTGATCCTTGTCGTCCGGCTCGAGCGTCTCGATGGCCTGTCGCAGGGTGTTGAAGTCCAGGCGCGCCACCGTGACGGTGTTGCCGCCCTTGATCTCCTGCACCGTGGGGACCTCGATGAGCTCGCGCAGGTACGTCTCGAACTCAACGCGCACATCGGCGGCCTGCTGCACGCAAGCCTCCTTGGCGGCGACGATGGTCTGGCTGCCCTCTCGGTAGCTCAGGTCGGGGTTGCGGTTCATCGCCTCCTCGAACGTGGCCGTCCGCTTGCGGAGCGAGGAGTAGAGCTGGATGTAGTCGACCAGGCGGTCGGTCTCTGGCCGGTTCACGTTGCGAGCCTTGTTCAAGGCCTCGGACGTGTCGTCACAGGTGAGCTTCTGAAGCTCGGCCGCTCCGGGAGTCTCCTTCACGGAGAGATTTTTCGTGTCGCGGTCCAACCGCTCGTCGGACGTAATCTCCTTCACGCAACCAGCGGAGGACAGCATCAGGACGGTCGCAGCAACAGCACTGGAAGCGGACAGGCGCATCCGAACCTCGAAGAACAATTGGCGGGCTTTCGGCGTTGTTTCCCGAAGTTTGTAGCGATAAGGCCCCCCACCCGTCAACGACGCCCCCTATTGGAGACCCTCTGGTGGACCTGCACGCCGAGAAGATCCTGATCCTCGATTTCGGGAGTCAGTACACCCAGCTCATTGCCCGCCGTGTGCGGGAATTGGGCGTCTACTGTGAAATCCACCGGCCGGACCTCTCCAAGGAGGAGATCCGCCGGTTCGCCCCCCGGGGAATCATCCTCTCTGGGGGCCCTGCATCCGTGGAAGCACCTGGCTCGCCCCGGTGCGATCCCTACGTGTTCGAGGCCGAGGTGCCCGTGCTGGGCATCTGCTACGGCCTCCAGCTCCTGGCGAAGCTCTTGGGCGGCCGCGTGGACCGGGGCGCCCATCGTGAGTACGGCAACGCGGAGGTGGAGGTGCTCGCCGCGCGAGGCCCGCTGTCCGACTTCCACCCCGGCGACCGGGTCCAGGTGTGGATGAGCCACGGCGATCGCGTGGACGCACTCCCGCCGGGTTTTGAGGCCATCGGTCGCAGCGGCAACTCGCCGTTCGCGGCGGCCGCGCACACGAGCAAGCCCTGGTACGGCCTCCAGTTCCACCCCGAGGTGGCCCACACGCCGCAGGGCAAGGCGCTGCTGCGCGCCTTCCTGTTCAACGACTGCAAGGTGACGGGCTCCTGGACGATGAAGGGCTTCATCGACGAGGCCGTCACGACCATCCGCCAGCGGGTGGGGGAGCAGGGTCGGGTCATCTGCGCGCTCTCCGGTGGCGTGGACAGCTCCGTCGCAGCGCTGCTGCTTCACCGGGCCATCGGCCCTCGGCTCCAGTGCATCTTCGTGGACAACGGGGTGCTGCGGCAGGGCGAGCGGGCGCAGGTGGAGGCGCTCTTCGTGGATCGCTTCCACGTGCCGCTCATCACGGTGGATGCGCGCGCGCGCTTCCTGGAGAAGCTCGCCGGCGTCACGGATCCGGAGAAGAAGCGGAAGATCATCGGCCGCGAGTTCATCGCGGTGTTCGAAGAGGCCTCCCGCGACATCCAGGACGCCAGCTTCCTGGCGCAGGGCACGCTGTACCCGGACGTCATCGAGTCGGTGTCCTACAAGGGCCCGTCCGTCACCATCAAGAGCCACCACAACGTGGGCGGGCTGCCTGAGCAGATGAAGCTCAAGCTGGTGGAGCCGCTGCGCGAGCTGTTCAAGGACGAGGTCCGCGCGCTCGGCCGCGAGCTGGGGCTCCCCGAGGAGATGGTGAACCGGCAGCCGTTCCCGGGCCCCGGCCTGGCCATCCGCGTGCTGGGCGAGGTGACCGAGCCGCGGCTGGAGCTGGTGCGCCGCGCGGACGCCATCGTCCAGGAGGAGATCCGCGCCGCGGGGCTGTACACCCAGGTGTGGCAGGCTTTCGCCGTGCTGCTGCCCGTGCAGAGCGTGGGCGTGATGGGCGACGAGCGCACCTACGAGTCCACCTGCGTGCTGCGCGCCGTCACCAGCGTGGACGGCATGACGGCGGACTGGGCGCGGCTGCCGTTCCCGGTGCTGGAGCGCATCTCCACGCGCATCACCAACGAGGTGCGCGGCATCAACCGCGTCGTCTACGACATCTCGTCCAAGCCCCCCGCGACCATCGAGTGGGAGTAGGCCGCAGCGTCGGCCCCAGGCTCGCGAGGGCCTGAATGACCAGAGGCTGCCCGGAGTGAACCGGGCAGCCTCTTTTGCTTCAAGGGACTGTGACGTCCGCGAGACTTACCCGGCCGGGTTCGCCTTCACGGGCGGCGTCTGGGTGCTGCCCGGGCGCAGCTCCTCGAGGACGCGGTTGGCGCCGTAGACCTTCTGGAGCGCCTCGATGAGCGCGTCGCTGTGGACGGCCACCGTGCGGTTCACGGACTCGTCGAAGCCGTAGTCACCGCCGAGCGACTGGATGTTGCCGTCGAACACCAGGCCGACGATCTCCGCGTCCTTGTTCAGCATGGGCGAGCCGGAGTTGCCGCCGATGATGTCGTTGGTGGTGACGAAGTTCATGCCCGTGGTCGGCGTCAGGCTGCTCTGCGCCTTCAGCCAGGACTTCGGCAGGGCGAAGGGCTCCTCGCCCGTCGCGTGCTCGAAGGTGCCCGCCATCTGGGTGATGGGAGCCACCGTCTTGCCGTTCGCCGAGTAGCCCTTCACCGAGCCGTACGACAGACGCATGCTGAACGTGGCGTCCGGGTACGCGTTGGTGCCGTAGATGTCGAACTTCGACTTGGCGACCAGCTCGCTGTTCTTCCGGATGACGGACTCGATGTCATCCTCGAACGTCTTGCGGATGCCGCGCGCGTCCTCGTCCACCAGGCGGGCCAGCTGGATCATCGTGTCCTTGGAGGACTCGACGGCGGCCTTGCCGCCCGTGAACAGGGCCTGGCGCGCCTTCACGTCCGTCAGCTTCGAGCCCTTGACGACGCGGGTGGCCAGCGTGGCGGGCGACTCCTTGCCCAGGACCTTCTTCACGAACGGGTGGGACGGCCCCAGCTCCTCGCGCAGCTTGGTGAGGCTGAACGTCAGGCGGGCAATCTCCAGCTCCGGGTAGATGGGGGCCGGGCTGAAGACGTTGGCCTTGAGGGCGGGCAGGTTGGCGTCCGAGTACTCGCGAAGCCGCTGGCCGTTGTCCTTGGGCAGCTCATCCGCGCCGCGCACGAGCGCGCGGGCGATGTTGAAGAGCTGGGACGAGAAGCCCGCGCCCTGCTCCATGAAGGACAGTTCCTTGCGGATGTGGGTGAGCTGCTCCTCCGCCTTGGCGATCTCATCCCAGGCCGCGCCGTACTTCTTCTTCATCTCCGGGTTGGCGTCGACCTTCTTGCGCAGCTCCTGCTCGGCGGCGACCTTCTGCGCGAAGAACGTCTTGTCGAGCAGCGCCTCGTGCTTGCCCTTCATGGCCTTCAGCGCGTTCTCCACGCCGAAGAGCAGGTTGCTGGAGATGCGCTTCTGCTCGGGGCCCCGGCGCTGGAACTCGGTGACCATGCCGCGCAGCTCGGACAGCGACATGAGCGTCTTGGGCAGCATCACGTCGCGCTGGTACTCCAGCTCGGCGATGGTCAGCCCGCGCGAGGTGCGGCCCGGGTTGCCGGAGACGAACGTCAGCTCGCCTTCCTTGGCTCCGTGCGCGGACCACTTGAAGTAGTTGTCCATCTTCGCCGGCTTGCCGTCCTGGTAGACGCGCACGAAGGACACGTCCAGGTCGTACCGGGGGAACTCGAAGTTGTCCGGGTCACCGCCGAAGAAGGCGATGGCGTGCTCCGGGGCGAACACCAGGCGCACGTCCTGGAACCGGCGGTACTTGTACAGGTTGTACTTGCCGCCCTGGTACAGGGTGACGACGTCACAGCGGACCTTGTCGTCGCCGCCGGCACAGTCCTTCTCCAGCTTGTTCATCTCGGCCTTGAGCGTCTCGGCGTACTGCTTGCCGGTCATGCCCTGGGTCGACTTGTTCAGCGACTCGGTGACGTCCTTGATGTCAACGAGCTGGTTCAGCTCCATGGCCGGGCACTGCTTCTCGTCGGCCAGGGTCTTCGCGTAGAAGCCGTTCGCGAGGTAGTCCTGCTTGGCGCTGGAGAGCTGCTCCACGCAGCCGCGCGCGCAGTGGTGGTTGGTCATCACCAGGCCGTCCGGCGACACGAAGCTGGCCGAGCAACCGCCCGCCAGACGCGCCGAGCCGAGCCGCACCTTGTCGAGCCACTGCTGGGTGGGCTCGAAGCCGTACTTCTCCTTCACCTTCGCGGCCGGGAAGTTGTTGTACGTCCACATGCCTTCGTCGGCGAGCGCGGGAGCGGCGCCGAGGAAAGCGGCAATCATGACCAGACGCTTCATGAAGTGAGTCCTTTCAGGCCGAGGGTACGGCCAGGGCAGTGCGGTGTTTCTGCGGGAAGCCACAGGGAGGGTCAAGCTGGGAAATACCCCGCGCCTCCCCTAACGGATGAGCGGCTGAACGATTCCTTGGGTGGGGGCCAAGGGGCTCGCCATCCCTCGGGAACCTTTAGGGAATCCCCGAACCCATGGAGTTAAACGAGGCCCGCTTGGAATTGTCGCGCGGCTTTCGCCCGAAAGGCGCTGGGTGACCTGGGGCATCGCGTCGTCAGGGTACGACGCAATACGTCAGGCCCGATGTCTGGATTGGATTCAGGGGTTGCGGAGGAATGCAGGGGGTTCCGGCCGCGCGAGAAGCTTCCGGGCGTGGTGCCGGTGAGCGCGCGGAAGTCCGCGATGAGGTGGGCCTGATCGTAGTAGCCCACCGCCGTCGCGATGGTGCCCCAGTCCGGTGAGGACTGGAGGCGCGAGGCGTGCACGGCGCGCTGGAACCGGACGATGCGGGCGTAGGCCTTGGGGCCCATGCCCACCACGTCATCGAAGGCCCGCCGCAGTTGGCGCTCGCTGACGCCCACCGCGCGAGCCAGCGCATCCACCCGAGGCAGCTCGCGCGCGTTCGAGAGCAGCCTCACGGCGCGGCGGACGAGGTGCGCGGACGCAGGTTCATACACGTCGTCTCGTCGCAGGCGGTCGATGAGGGTTTCGCGGAGCACGCCCATGCGCGCGGCCACCGAGGGGGCTTCGGTCAGGCGCTCGCGCAGTCGCTGGCCCTCCGCGCGGCTCCACAGGGCTTCGATTGGCACGACGCGGTTGGTCAACTCGGAGATGGGGACGCCGAAGAAGGGGTAGGCGCCGCCGGGCTTGAAGTGCAGGCCGATGGTTCCGGGAGGGACCTCGGACAGGGGCTTGCTCAGGGCCTGAAGTCGCGTCCCCAGGGCGTAGACGTCCGCGCCGGATTCGGTGAGGCGGACGATGAGGTCCACCTCGCCATTGGGCAGCCGCACGAACTGGTCCTGCTCTGGGGTTCGCGTCAGGACGCGAATCCTCTGCACGAACCGCGAGAGCGCGTCGTGAGGCATGGCGGGGGTGGAGGCCGGGTTCACGCTTCGAGCATGGGCCACGCCTCGCGGCGCTTCAACCTGGCCGCGAGGGGACCCCGAGGCCATGGCCGATTTCTCCAATCGCCTGCGAGGGGGCGTTCCTAGCTTTCGCGGACCCAGTCAAAGAGGTCATGCGACATGCGGATTCATCACATCAACTGCGGGACGCTGTGTCCCGCGAGTGCACGACTCGTCGTGGGAGAAGGCAGCCTGTTCGCCCGAGCGCGGCTGGTGTGTCACTGCTTGCTCATCGAGTCGAGTGACGGCCTGATCCTCGTGGACACGGGGTTGGGCACGAGGGATCTGAAGGATCCGAAGGGGCGACTCGGGAAGCGCTTCGTGCGCCGCAACGCGCCCCGATTGAATCCCGAGGAGACGGCGCTGGCTCACGTCGAGCGGCTCGGATTCCGACGCGAGGACGTGCGGCACATCATCCCGACCCACCTGGACCTCGACCACGTGGGCGGGCTCGCGGACTTCCCGAACGCGCGCGTGCACGTCTTCGGGGACGAGTTGGAGTCGGCGCGGCAGCCCATGGACCCGAAGCAGCGCTTCGGTTATCGGCCCGTGCTCTGGGAGCATGGACCTCAGTGGGTTTCGTACGCGGTGGCGGGCGAGCGCTGGTTCGGCTTCGACTCTGTGAGAGCCATCCCGGGGCTGTCCGAGGAGATCGCCT comes from the Myxococcaceae bacterium JPH2 genome and includes:
- a CDS encoding MBL fold metallo-hydrolase, encoding MRIHHINCGTLCPASARLVVGEGSLFARARLVCHCLLIESSDGLILVDTGLGTRDLKDPKGRLGKRFVRRNAPRLNPEETALAHVERLGFRREDVRHIIPTHLDLDHVGGLADFPNARVHVFGDELESARQPMDPKQRFGYRPVLWEHGPQWVSYAVAGERWFGFDSVRAIPGLSEEIALVPLVGHTEGHCGVAVKTGEGWLLHAGDAYFSHRELDWKSPHSPFGLALFQRLRSVDNARRVANQQRLRELVRNHGQQVRVFSAHCGVEFDRHAATEDSVRGAA
- a CDS encoding helix-turn-helix transcriptional regulator — translated: MPHDALSRFVQRIRVLTRTPEQDQFVRLPNGEVDLIVRLTESGADVYALGTRLQALSKPLSEVPPGTIGLHFKPGGAYPFFGVPISELTNRVVPIEALWSRAEGQRLRERLTEAPSVAARMGVLRETLIDRLRRDDVYEPASAHLVRRAVRLLSNARELPRVDALARAVGVSERQLRRAFDDVVGMGPKAYARIVRFQRAVHASRLQSSPDWGTIATAVGYYDQAHLIADFRALTGTTPGSFSRGRNPLHSSATPESNPDIGPDVLRRTLTTRCPRSPSAFRAKAARQFQAGLV
- the guaA gene encoding glutamine-hydrolyzing GMP synthase gives rise to the protein MDLHAEKILILDFGSQYTQLIARRVRELGVYCEIHRPDLSKEEIRRFAPRGIILSGGPASVEAPGSPRCDPYVFEAEVPVLGICYGLQLLAKLLGGRVDRGAHREYGNAEVEVLAARGPLSDFHPGDRVQVWMSHGDRVDALPPGFEAIGRSGNSPFAAAAHTSKPWYGLQFHPEVAHTPQGKALLRAFLFNDCKVTGSWTMKGFIDEAVTTIRQRVGEQGRVICALSGGVDSSVAALLLHRAIGPRLQCIFVDNGVLRQGERAQVEALFVDRFHVPLITVDARARFLEKLAGVTDPEKKRKIIGREFIAVFEEASRDIQDASFLAQGTLYPDVIESVSYKGPSVTIKSHHNVGGLPEQMKLKLVEPLRELFKDEVRALGRELGLPEEMVNRQPFPGPGLAIRVLGEVTEPRLELVRRADAIVQEEIRAAGLYTQVWQAFAVLLPVQSVGVMGDERTYESTCVLRAVTSVDGMTADWARLPFPVLERISTRITNEVRGINRVVYDISSKPPATIEWE
- a CDS encoding S46 family peptidase yields the protein MKRLVMIAAFLGAAPALADEGMWTYNNFPAAKVKEKYGFEPTQQWLDKVRLGSARLAGGCSASFVSPDGLVMTNHHCARGCVEQLSSAKQDYLANGFYAKTLADEKQCPAMELNQLVDIKDVTESLNKSTQGMTGKQYAETLKAEMNKLEKDCAGGDDKVRCDVVTLYQGGKYNLYKYRRFQDVRLVFAPEHAIAFFGGDPDNFEFPRYDLDVSFVRVYQDGKPAKMDNYFKWSAHGAKEGELTFVSGNPGRTSRGLTIAELEYQRDVMLPKTLMSLSELRGMVTEFQRRGPEQKRISSNLLFGVENALKAMKGKHEALLDKTFFAQKVAAEQELRKKVDANPEMKKKYGAAWDEIAKAEEQLTHIRKELSFMEQGAGFSSQLFNIARALVRGADELPKDNGQRLREYSDANLPALKANVFSPAPIYPELEIARLTFSLTKLREELGPSHPFVKKVLGKESPATLATRVVKGSKLTDVKARQALFTGGKAAVESSKDTMIQLARLVDEDARGIRKTFEDDIESVIRKNSELVAKSKFDIYGTNAYPDATFSMRLSYGSVKGYSANGKTVAPITQMAGTFEHATGEEPFALPKSWLKAQSSLTPTTGMNFVTTNDIIGGNSGSPMLNKDAEIVGLVFDGNIQSLGGDYGFDESVNRTVAVHSDALIEALQKVYGANRVLEELRPGSTQTPPVKANPAG
- the guaB gene encoding IMP dehydrogenase — protein: MLNPDIRLALTFDDVLLLPADSAIVPRDADLTTRLTRNLRLNIPLLSAAMDTVTEARTAIAMAQEGGIGVIHKNMTPEQQALEVLKVKKFESGMVVDPVTIEPDAPLSRALELMRHHGISGIPVVKGKLLVGIVTSRDVRFEKNVTQKVEAVMTRKLITGQVGIKQEDAQRLLHEHRIEKLLVVNDGFELKGLITIKDIEKRRTHPNAAKDAKGRLLVAAAVGVGADREARVDALSKAGVDVIVVDTAHGHQRGVVDSVRDTRTNFHGFELIAGNVATAEATRALIQAGVDAVKVGIGPGSICTTRVVAGVGVPQVTAVDDCAREADKHGIPIISDGGIKYSGDIVKALAAGASSVMIGSLFAGTEEAPGDVILYQGRSYKSYRGMGSLGAMKQGAKDRYFQSDVEAVKLVPEGIEGRVPYKGTLSMNVHQMLGGIRSGMGYVGCGNIEALRTQATFVRITSAGLKESHVHDVIITEEAPNYRME